A stretch of the Jeotgalibacillus haloalkalitolerans genome encodes the following:
- a CDS encoding S1C family serine protease yields the protein MGYYDDHTNTERSNKKSGSKAGYFFSSLVGVIVGALIVALAFPMFDGGNNSTVSNSGTAGQATESQPISYDVSSDVTAAVEKAGDAVVGVTNLQAGGGMFGQQSEAQEAGTGSGVIYKEEGDSAFIVTNYHVIEGSDQVEVTLADGTKEEATVLGGDQWTDLAVLQISGENVETVAEFGDSQALKPGEPVIAIGNPLGLQFSGSVTTGVVSGVERTIPVDINQDGQVDWQAEVIQTDAAINPGNSGGALVNSQGQLIGINSMKIAQSSVEGIGLAIPIDMAQPIINDLESKGEVDRPTMGITLFDLANVPAVYQQEQLNLPEEVTTGVVIERVVPNSAAANAGLEDMDVIVEMDGEKINNSMELRQHLYTEKSVGDEMQVKVYRNGEMVEVTMTLTDDSQL from the coding sequence ATGGGTTATTACGATGATCACACAAATACAGAACGATCCAATAAAAAAAGCGGAAGCAAGGCAGGTTATTTCTTTTCAAGCCTTGTCGGCGTTATTGTCGGTGCACTAATTGTTGCTCTGGCGTTCCCGATGTTTGACGGGGGAAATAATTCGACCGTGAGCAACTCCGGCACAGCAGGACAGGCAACGGAATCCCAGCCGATTTCCTATGACGTATCATCAGATGTGACAGCAGCCGTTGAAAAAGCCGGAGATGCAGTTGTTGGTGTAACGAACCTTCAGGCTGGCGGCGGTATGTTTGGTCAGCAAAGTGAAGCGCAGGAAGCCGGCACAGGTTCCGGTGTGATCTATAAAGAAGAAGGCGACAGCGCATTTATCGTGACCAACTATCACGTGATTGAAGGCAGTGACCAGGTGGAAGTCACACTTGCTGACGGCACAAAAGAAGAAGCAACAGTGCTTGGCGGCGACCAGTGGACAGACCTTGCTGTACTTCAGATCAGCGGTGAAAACGTAGAAACCGTTGCTGAATTTGGTGACTCACAGGCACTGAAGCCTGGTGAACCGGTTATCGCAATCGGTAACCCGCTTGGCCTTCAATTCTCAGGTTCCGTGACAACAGGTGTTGTATCAGGCGTTGAACGTACAATTCCGGTAGACATCAATCAGGACGGACAGGTTGACTGGCAGGCAGAGGTTATCCAGACAGATGCAGCCATTAACCCTGGTAACTCAGGCGGTGCCCTTGTTAACAGTCAGGGACAGCTGATCGGTATCAACTCAATGAAAATCGCCCAGTCTTCAGTTGAAGGAATCGGGCTTGCCATCCCAATTGATATGGCTCAGCCAATTATCAATGACCTTGAGTCAAAAGGTGAAGTTGACCGCCCGACAATGGGTATCACACTATTTGACCTTGCCAACGTACCGGCAGTCTACCAGCAGGAACAGCTGAACCTTCCTGAAGAAGTCACAACAGGCGTTGTCATCGAACGCGTCGTACCTAATTCAGCGGCAGCCAATGCAGGACTCGAAGACATGGACGTCATCGTTGAAATGGACGGCGAAAAAATCAACAACAGTATGGAACTCCGCCAGCACCTTTACACTGAAAAGAGCGTCGGTGACGAAATGCAGGTAAAAGTGTACCGAAATGGTGAAATGGTTGAAGTGACAATGACTTTGACAGACGACTCGCAGCTATAA
- a CDS encoding L-lactate permease codes for MTFLQMLTALTPVLAVFLFLVILRLPATKAMPISLAATALLAFFIWQVSVIQISAAIIEGLIIAVSIMWIVFGAILLLNTLKKSGAMDSIRNGFTQITADRRVQLIIIAWLFGSFIEGAAGFGTPAAIAAPLLVALGFPPLAAVALALIADSSAVSFGAVGTPIIVGVNQGLNQGSSLAPVVQEELGGAAIGPYLQEVASTAVFIDLFIGTFIPLILVIMLTRFFGENRSWKEGFQIAPFAIFAGLAFTVPAFTVATLLGPEFPSIIGGLVGLMVVVPAAKKGFLLPKKAWDFAAADQVKAEAVNGAGMPLWKAWLPYLIVTSLLVLTRIDALPLKGWLREVQVGWSNILGTEITTFFEPFYLPGTIFLVAVLLTALLHSMRVKAVGSVFSQSAKTMVGTAIALGTAVPMVRIFINSGVNGADLLSMPLELADFVSAAAGTNWPLVAPIIGALGSFISGSATFSSMMFSLFQFSVADQIGADPQIILALQVLGANAGNMICVLNVVAAASVVNLTGKEGTIIRMTLVPMMFYVTMAGVIGFILL; via the coding sequence ATGACGTTTTTGCAAATGCTGACTGCTCTGACCCCTGTTTTAGCTGTATTTTTGTTTCTCGTCATTCTCCGTTTGCCTGCAACAAAAGCGATGCCGATCAGTCTTGCGGCGACTGCGCTGCTGGCGTTTTTTATCTGGCAGGTGTCTGTGATTCAGATTTCTGCTGCGATCATCGAAGGTCTGATCATCGCTGTTTCGATTATGTGGATTGTGTTTGGTGCCATCCTCTTACTCAACACGCTGAAGAAAAGCGGCGCAATGGATTCGATCCGGAACGGTTTTACACAAATCACGGCTGATCGCCGAGTTCAGCTCATTATTATTGCCTGGCTGTTCGGTTCTTTTATTGAAGGAGCAGCCGGGTTTGGGACGCCGGCTGCGATTGCTGCGCCGCTCCTTGTCGCGCTTGGCTTCCCGCCACTTGCTGCTGTTGCGCTTGCTTTGATTGCTGATAGTTCTGCTGTTTCTTTTGGTGCAGTTGGGACACCGATTATTGTTGGGGTGAACCAGGGGCTGAATCAGGGAAGCTCACTTGCGCCTGTTGTCCAGGAGGAACTTGGCGGCGCTGCGATCGGTCCGTATTTGCAGGAGGTCGCGAGCACAGCAGTTTTCATCGATCTCTTTATCGGGACGTTTATTCCGCTTATTTTAGTGATCATGCTGACCCGCTTTTTTGGCGAGAACCGTTCATGGAAGGAAGGCTTTCAGATCGCACCGTTTGCGATTTTTGCAGGGCTTGCGTTTACTGTACCGGCATTTACAGTCGCCACGCTGCTCGGACCTGAATTCCCGTCTATTATCGGAGGACTTGTCGGGCTGATGGTTGTCGTACCGGCTGCGAAAAAAGGATTCCTTTTACCGAAAAAAGCTTGGGATTTTGCGGCGGCTGATCAGGTAAAAGCTGAAGCTGTGAACGGCGCCGGGATGCCGCTCTGGAAAGCATGGCTGCCTTACCTGATCGTCACTTCACTCCTTGTACTGACGAGGATTGACGCCCTGCCGCTAAAAGGATGGCTGCGTGAGGTTCAGGTTGGCTGGAGTAATATTCTTGGAACAGAAATTACGACATTTTTCGAACCATTTTATCTACCCGGTACGATCTTTTTAGTCGCTGTGCTGCTGACGGCCCTGCTCCACAGTATGCGCGTGAAGGCTGTAGGCAGTGTATTCAGTCAATCTGCAAAAACAATGGTCGGCACTGCCATCGCGCTTGGGACTGCTGTTCCTATGGTGCGGATTTTTATCAATTCAGGTGTGAACGGCGCGGATCTGCTCAGCATGCCGCTTGAGCTGGCGGATTTCGTCTCTGCCGCTGCAGGGACCAACTGGCCGCTCGTTGCCCCGATTATCGGTGCGCTCGGCTCATTTATTTCAGGCAGTGCGACCTTCAGCAGCATGATGTTTTCACTGTTTCAATTCAGTGTGGCCGATCAGATCGGTGCTGATCCGCAGATCATCCTTGCGCTGCAGGTGCTTGGTGCGAATGCCGGAAATATGATTTGCGTGCTGAATGTGGTAGCCGCCGCATCCGTTGTGAATCTGACCGGTAAGGAAGGGACGATTATCCGGATGACGCTTGTGCCGATGATGTTTTATGTGACGATGGCAGGTGTGATCGGGTTTATTCTTTTATAG
- a CDS encoding peroxiredoxin family protein, with amino-acid sequence MIPRLLALGLVGVLVALLIVNVMNDQKERQELQALQEEYAVAPADNESAAPVESSGAVKEGNTVPSVEVTTLDGETVNLADYRGKKVILNFWATWCPPCMAEMPHMQEYYENEAGEQNVEILAVNLTSKDNGMDRIESFVEDYELTFPILLDETGAMGDEFQAFFIPTTYLIDEEGVIQRKLMGPMDRDMMVDMMEEL; translated from the coding sequence ATGATTCCACGATTATTAGCCCTCGGGTTAGTCGGCGTTTTAGTCGCACTGCTAATCGTTAACGTTATGAATGATCAAAAAGAGCGCCAGGAGCTGCAGGCACTTCAGGAAGAATATGCAGTCGCCCCTGCCGATAACGAAAGCGCAGCACCCGTTGAGTCAAGCGGCGCTGTAAAAGAGGGCAACACAGTTCCGAGCGTAGAGGTTACCACGCTGGATGGTGAAACCGTCAACCTGGCAGACTACCGCGGAAAAAAGGTTATCCTGAACTTCTGGGCAACCTGGTGTCCGCCATGCATGGCAGAAATGCCGCATATGCAGGAGTACTATGAAAATGAAGCCGGTGAGCAAAACGTTGAGATCCTGGCTGTTAACTTAACGAGTAAGGACAACGGAATGGATCGAATTGAATCATTCGTTGAGGACTACGAGCTGACATTCCCAATTCTGCTTGATGAAACAGGCGCAATGGGCGATGAATTTCAGGCGTTTTTCATCCCAACCACGTATCTGATTGACGAAGAAGGCGTGATTCAGCGCAAACTGATGGGCCCGATGGATCGGGATATGATGGTTGATATGATGGAGGAGTTGTAG
- a CDS encoding DUF3221 domain-containing protein: MPKLYTVLAIMVLLTIAGCSGPTNSNEHNHDELETETVSFTGTIREINGKTAIVSAVLSEGNPESNVFVDLSVNQDETFQVGDIIKVEYDGAINESNPAQINTLSVEHAE, from the coding sequence ATGCCAAAATTATATACAGTCTTGGCCATCATGGTTTTACTAACTATTGCAGGATGTTCCGGCCCAACAAACAGCAATGAACATAATCATGATGAACTAGAAACAGAAACCGTCAGTTTTACAGGAACCATCAGGGAAATCAACGGGAAAACAGCAATCGTTTCCGCGGTATTATCTGAAGGTAACCCTGAAAGTAACGTGTTTGTTGACCTTTCCGTAAATCAGGATGAAACATTTCAGGTGGGAGATATCATTAAAGTAGAATACGATGGTGCCATCAACGAATCGAATCCGGCTCAAATTAATACGCTGTCTGTTGAACACGCAGAATAA
- a CDS encoding sensor domain-containing diguanylate cyclase: MRELLIYMALYLLPAAMMFYMAADVLMRNHRRTEHLLLSAYIACYGVLFTTEFIRQQVDLSYSPFLITYVFGNAGLLILCLSIHFIIKITGVYEKFPSFLYPWVLYIPALPIPLTLIFQSNFTNSTSFEREGLFIYPDFNAAYLATMGAGLTLSFFIIWMLHQLGKKAVAPQQKRIISLLIVVAILVQVWNFIFGIFEFRGTMPPYPYIYGGIIWIGALAYGMKKFDFLASYHKRFSTLHEINPSPILLIDREGMIESANPAALALLGEQSIKGKQFTDYLSDDRKEGALTRFQYMFDRGERISQYESRIQTEQGEKKYILIDGDFVFVEHNLYILCILRDVQMYKEAEETIRFLAYHDPLTRLPNRRAFYEEAAKALRGQQTTAMLILDLDDFKSVNDTFGHQTGDEYLKHVGEVLKETVGDQGLAARVGGDEFFAYLQCENEAAFKQLIFRLMKQFENRPYWAENTPLEIRFSLGISCYPHHGTKLETLIYKADQAMYKIKRNGKNDFYVWNEELETSNSSR; the protein is encoded by the coding sequence ATGAGGGAATTGCTGATTTATATGGCTTTATATTTGCTTCCGGCTGCGATGATGTTTTATATGGCAGCTGATGTGCTGATGAGAAATCACAGACGTACGGAGCATTTATTATTAAGCGCGTATATTGCCTGTTACGGGGTGCTGTTTACAACAGAATTTATCCGCCAGCAGGTTGATCTCTCCTACAGTCCATTTCTGATCACTTATGTGTTTGGAAATGCAGGGCTGCTGATCTTGTGTTTGTCGATTCATTTTATTATTAAAATAACGGGCGTGTATGAGAAGTTCCCTTCATTTCTGTATCCGTGGGTGCTTTACATACCTGCATTACCTATTCCACTTACGTTGATCTTTCAGAGTAATTTTACAAACAGTACATCATTTGAGCGTGAAGGATTGTTTATATATCCTGATTTCAATGCCGCATATCTTGCAACAATGGGCGCTGGACTGACGCTCTCATTTTTTATCATCTGGATGCTCCATCAGCTTGGTAAAAAAGCCGTAGCCCCTCAGCAAAAAAGGATTATCAGCCTTTTAATTGTGGTAGCTATTCTGGTACAGGTCTGGAATTTTATTTTTGGCATTTTTGAATTCAGAGGCACGATGCCACCCTACCCTTATATTTACGGGGGTATTATCTGGATTGGTGCATTAGCATACGGTATGAAAAAATTCGATTTTCTTGCGTCGTATCATAAACGCTTTTCTACGCTCCATGAGATCAATCCGTCTCCTATTTTACTGATTGATCGGGAAGGGATGATTGAAAGTGCAAATCCGGCTGCACTGGCACTTTTAGGCGAGCAAAGTATTAAAGGAAAACAATTCACTGACTATCTATCAGATGATAGAAAAGAAGGTGCCCTTACACGGTTTCAGTATATGTTTGACCGGGGAGAGCGGATCAGTCAGTATGAGTCACGGATCCAGACTGAACAGGGTGAGAAAAAGTACATTTTAATTGATGGGGATTTTGTATTTGTTGAGCACAATCTTTATATTCTCTGTATCCTAAGAGATGTTCAGATGTACAAAGAAGCAGAGGAAACCATTCGTTTTTTAGCCTATCATGACCCACTTACCAGACTGCCTAATCGCCGCGCCTTTTATGAGGAGGCGGCAAAAGCATTAAGAGGACAGCAGACAACGGCTATGCTGATTCTCGACCTTGATGATTTCAAATCGGTCAATGATACATTTGGTCACCAGACCGGGGATGAGTATTTAAAGCATGTTGGTGAGGTACTGAAAGAAACTGTAGGTGATCAGGGGCTCGCTGCAAGGGTTGGCGGAGATGAATTTTTTGCTTATCTACAATGTGAAAACGAAGCCGCATTTAAACAATTAATCTTCAGGCTGATGAAGCAGTTTGAAAACAGACCTTACTGGGCTGAGAATACACCACTTGAGATCAGATTCAGCCTCGGCATCAGCTGCTATCCGCATCATGGAACAAAGCTTGAAACACTGATCTATAAAGCGGACCAGGCAATGTACAAGATTAAACGCAATGGGAAGAATGATTTTTATGTTTGGAATGAGGAGTTAGAGACTTCGAATAGTTCGAGATAG
- a CDS encoding CxxH/CxxC protein produces MTHLRIFCCKEHVELALDVLVDETEDVPLLKTVDNYEELSTNCEYCNETAIYLVENK; encoded by the coding sequence GTGACACATTTGCGCATATTTTGCTGTAAGGAACATGTCGAATTAGCACTGGATGTGCTGGTCGATGAAACAGAGGACGTCCCTCTTTTGAAGACAGTGGATAACTATGAAGAGTTGTCCACAAACTGTGAATACTGCAATGAAACAGCCATATATCTTGTGGAGAACAAATGA
- a CDS encoding DegV family protein: MIKIMADSTCDLSNEVLEKYDISTAPLKINIDGNSYKDKVEIDPETFFRMLEDLSDFPTTGAPSPAEYLSIMEEAVESGHTHILCICMSSGTSGSYQSAELAKDYFYEEHPTSPVHIQIIDSKCMSHGSGWLLLKSALLRERGASFEEIVGFNEQYKTNVKHFLSVDDLNHLIKSGRISNASAMVGKLLMLKPVMTMKDGKGAVVAKERGRKKVLKHYVEEFKKRYDPEQTEFVIIGYTTDASVAESLKVKMQEETDFAGEIFVMQMGVAVGTHVGPGGISMFFMEK; this comes from the coding sequence ATGATTAAAATAATGGCTGATTCGACGTGTGATCTGTCAAACGAGGTACTTGAAAAGTACGACATCAGCACGGCGCCACTGAAAATTAACATTGACGGCAATTCCTATAAAGATAAAGTTGAAATCGATCCGGAGACATTTTTCAGAATGCTTGAGGATCTCTCGGATTTTCCGACAACCGGTGCACCGAGCCCTGCTGAGTACCTGTCGATTATGGAGGAAGCGGTTGAATCGGGTCATACGCATATTTTATGTATCTGTATGTCGAGCGGAACGAGCGGCTCCTATCAATCTGCTGAGCTTGCAAAAGACTACTTTTACGAGGAGCACCCGACCTCACCTGTGCATATTCAGATCATAGATTCAAAATGTATGAGTCACGGGAGCGGCTGGCTTCTTTTGAAAAGCGCGCTGCTGCGTGAAAGAGGCGCCTCATTTGAAGAGATCGTCGGCTTTAACGAACAGTATAAAACAAACGTGAAGCACTTTTTGTCAGTTGATGACCTGAACCACCTCATTAAAAGCGGACGGATCTCAAACGCGAGTGCAATGGTCGGCAAATTGCTCATGCTGAAGCCAGTTATGACGATGAAGGACGGTAAGGGAGCGGTTGTTGCAAAAGAGCGCGGCCGTAAAAAGGTACTGAAGCATTACGTTGAGGAATTTAAAAAGCGGTATGACCCGGAGCAGACGGAATTTGTCATCATCGGTTATACGACAGATGCTTCTGTTGCAGAAAGCTTAAAGGTAAAAATGCAGGAGGAGACCGACTTTGCAGGCGAGATCTTCGTCATGCAGATGGGCGTTGCAGTCGGTACCCATGTTGGACCGGGCGGCATCTCGATGTTTTTTATGGAAAAATAA
- a CDS encoding glutaminase: MRSEEVYEKLKQWVEDNRSHTMLGEPAQYIPALANQDRDQLGICIMDYNGDTYMAGESNVKFTLQSISKIISFVALCHFKGLDFVLDKVDVEPTGESFNSIIPFEIHRPGKPFNPLINAGAITVASMLPGDTVSEKYERFLLFVEGMIGHQLELDQEVYESEWQTAHRNRALAYYLKESKLLDLDVEEALDIYIRLCAICISLEDLAKIGLVIAHDGYDPIEERQIFSHDVARIAKVLMVTCGMYNSSGKFAAHVGIPAKSGVSGGILASVPPKWHSPEKAFRKGCGIAVFSPAIDANGNSAAGTMLLRQISEEWDFSIF; this comes from the coding sequence ATGAGAAGTGAAGAAGTGTACGAGAAATTAAAGCAATGGGTTGAAGATAACCGCTCACATACAATGCTTGGAGAGCCCGCGCAATACATACCGGCGCTTGCGAATCAGGACCGTGATCAGCTCGGGATCTGCATCATGGATTATAACGGTGACACGTATATGGCCGGGGAAAGTAACGTGAAATTCACGCTGCAGAGTATTTCGAAGATCATCAGCTTTGTCGCGCTCTGTCATTTTAAAGGGCTTGATTTTGTGCTGGATAAAGTGGATGTTGAACCAACCGGTGAATCGTTTAACTCTATTATTCCATTTGAAATTCACAGACCCGGCAAGCCGTTCAATCCGCTGATCAATGCTGGCGCGATTACGGTTGCATCCATGCTGCCGGGCGATACGGTCTCTGAAAAGTATGAGCGCTTCCTGCTGTTTGTCGAAGGCATGATCGGCCATCAGCTCGAGCTTGATCAGGAGGTCTATGAATCTGAATGGCAGACCGCACACCGGAATCGTGCGCTTGCCTACTATTTAAAAGAATCGAAACTGCTGGATCTGGATGTGGAAGAAGCGCTTGATATTTATATCCGGCTCTGTGCGATCTGTATCAGCCTTGAGGATTTAGCTAAAATCGGACTCGTGATCGCGCACGACGGCTACGACCCAATCGAGGAACGCCAGATTTTCAGCCATGACGTAGCCCGCATCGCCAAAGTCCTGATGGTCACATGCGGCATGTACAACTCATCAGGAAAATTCGCCGCACACGTCGGCATTCCCGCTAAAAGTGGCGTCTCAGGCGGCATTTTAGCATCCGTACCTCCAAAATGGCACTCACCTGAAAAAGCGTTCAGAAAAGGCTGCGGCATCGCTGTGTTCAGTCCGGCGATTGACGCGAACGGTAATAGCGCTGCTGGGACGATGCTGTTGAGGCAGATTTCTGAGGAGTGGGATTTTAGTATATTCTAA
- a CDS encoding saccharopine dehydrogenase family protein: MSAWMIYGANGYTGELIARQAVKDGMTPVLAGRNEEAISRLAGELGLESSVFSLDDPGTVAEKLAGMELVLHCAGPFSKTSRQMVEGCLAAGTHYLDITGEIDVFEMIHAPEMSKRAADKGIVLCPGVGFDVIPTDCTAHKLKELMPNAVSLSLGFSFLAGMSPGTTKTMIEGLSGGSAERKDGKIVPFPMGTKKRTLDFGKGQQPVTAIPWGDVSTAYYTTKIPNITTWIPLSETQIRGARVMSLFAPVLGTKPVQKQLLKWVDRSAKGPDERARENAPSYIVGEAKAADGSTVTVRIKTTNAYTLTALGSLEVVRRMLGRDLPSGSFTPAGLFGSGLVESLEGSGEFEVVE; the protein is encoded by the coding sequence ATGTCAGCATGGATGATCTACGGAGCAAATGGCTACACCGGCGAGCTGATTGCGCGTCAGGCAGTAAAAGACGGCATGACCCCGGTGCTTGCCGGACGAAACGAAGAGGCGATCAGCAGGCTTGCAGGTGAACTTGGACTTGAGTCAAGCGTGTTCTCACTTGATGACCCTGGAACGGTTGCCGAAAAGCTTGCAGGAATGGAACTCGTCTTACACTGCGCGGGCCCCTTTTCAAAGACAAGCCGGCAGATGGTCGAAGGCTGTCTTGCTGCAGGCACGCACTACCTTGATATCACGGGGGAAATCGACGTATTTGAAATGATTCATGCTCCTGAAATGTCAAAGCGCGCTGCTGATAAAGGGATCGTACTGTGCCCGGGCGTCGGGTTTGACGTGATCCCGACTGACTGCACCGCACATAAGCTGAAGGAGCTCATGCCAAACGCAGTCTCACTTTCACTCGGATTTTCCTTTTTAGCAGGCATGTCACCCGGCACAACGAAAACGATGATTGAGGGACTTTCCGGTGGCAGCGCTGAGCGGAAGGACGGGAAGATTGTTCCGTTTCCAATGGGCACGAAAAAGCGGACGCTCGACTTCGGCAAGGGGCAGCAGCCGGTCACAGCGATTCCGTGGGGTGACGTCTCGACTGCGTACTATACAACGAAAATTCCTAATATCACGACGTGGATTCCGCTGTCAGAAACGCAGATCCGCGGCGCACGCGTCATGTCCCTTTTCGCACCGGTGCTCGGCACAAAGCCTGTCCAGAAGCAGCTGCTGAAATGGGTCGACCGCTCCGCCAAAGGGCCGGATGAACGTGCACGGGAGAATGCACCGTCCTATATTGTCGGGGAAGCAAAAGCGGCGGATGGCAGTACGGTAACGGTGCGGATCAAAACGACAAACGCCTACACACTGACTGCACTTGGTTCACTGGAAGTCGTGCGCCGGATGCTCGGGCGCGATCTGCCTTCAGGAAGCTTTACGCCGGCCGGGCTTTTTGGGTCGGGGCTGGTGGAGTCGCTTGAGGGGTCGGGGGAGTTTGAGGTTGTGGAGTAG
- a CDS encoding DASH family cryptochrome, whose translation MDIAAVWFRNDLRTIDHQPLRRAVASGLPVVGVYVFDPEMMRETSYGFRKMEKFRAAFIRESVEDLRSELKKLGIPLFVRTGDPAEVFGALNEQYFVKCLYLHEEIGSEEQTAERRVREALQAKVSIDHGHNLYDPEDLPFDSYSVPDTFSQFRKRIEKNDVLMRPPLSKPSAVAKSVELDEGEIPSLSALGFDELDGPLRFRGGMNAGLKRIAHYFFESDQLRVYKETRNGMLKEDDSSKLSPWLAHGCLSPRMVMDEVRRYEDERLKNDSTYWLYFELLWRDYFHLVHRRYGDNLFAASGLRDRTPPWDRDEKLESAWMNGKTGYPLVDAAMRELRATGFMSNRARQNVASFLTKNLGLDWRIGAAWFESLLIDYDVSSNYGNWLYQAGVGNDAIQFRAFNVVKQARDYDPKGEYLRTWLPELRKVPGARIFAPYEMNYEGQQAAGVVIGRHYPAPVVDLFGSVERNKERFLSVMK comes from the coding sequence ATGGATATTGCAGCTGTATGGTTCAGAAACGATCTGCGGACGATTGATCACCAGCCGCTGAGACGCGCGGTGGCAAGCGGGCTGCCGGTTGTGGGGGTGTATGTATTTGATCCGGAGATGATGAGGGAGACTTCGTATGGATTCCGGAAGATGGAGAAGTTCCGGGCTGCGTTTATCAGGGAGAGTGTGGAGGATCTGCGCAGTGAATTGAAGAAGCTTGGCATCCCGCTTTTTGTGCGCACCGGGGATCCGGCGGAGGTTTTCGGGGCGCTGAATGAGCAGTATTTTGTGAAGTGTCTGTATCTGCATGAGGAAATCGGCAGCGAGGAGCAGACGGCAGAGCGCCGGGTGCGTGAGGCGCTGCAGGCAAAAGTGTCAATTGATCACGGACATAATCTGTACGATCCGGAGGATTTACCGTTTGATTCGTACAGCGTGCCGGACACCTTTTCGCAGTTCAGAAAGCGGATTGAAAAGAACGATGTACTGATGCGTCCTCCCCTTTCAAAACCTTCAGCTGTCGCGAAAAGTGTGGAGTTGGATGAAGGCGAGATCCCGTCTTTATCTGCGCTTGGTTTTGATGAGCTGGACGGACCGCTCCGTTTTCGCGGCGGAATGAACGCGGGACTGAAGCGGATTGCGCACTACTTTTTTGAATCGGATCAGCTGCGTGTGTATAAGGAAACGCGGAATGGCATGCTGAAGGAGGATGATTCGTCAAAGCTCTCACCGTGGCTTGCGCATGGGTGTCTATCGCCCCGGATGGTGATGGATGAGGTACGCCGCTATGAAGATGAGCGCTTGAAAAATGATTCTACGTACTGGCTGTATTTTGAACTGCTGTGGCGGGATTATTTTCACCTGGTGCACAGGCGTTACGGCGATAATTTGTTTGCGGCATCCGGCCTGCGCGACCGGACGCCGCCGTGGGACCGTGATGAGAAGCTTGAATCAGCCTGGATGAACGGGAAGACCGGATATCCGCTGGTGGATGCTGCGATGCGGGAGCTGCGTGCAACCGGGTTTATGTCGAACCGTGCGAGACAAAACGTGGCGAGCTTTCTGACGAAGAATCTCGGACTCGACTGGCGGATCGGCGCTGCGTGGTTTGAATCGCTGCTGATTGATTATGATGTGTCGAGTAATTACGGGAACTGGCTGTATCAGGCGGGTGTCGGGAATGATGCGATTCAGTTCAGGGCGTTCAATGTGGTGAAGCAGGCGCGGGATTACGATCCAAAAGGTGAGTATTTACGGACGTGGCTGCCGGAGCTTCGTAAAGTGCCGGGGGCAAGAATCTTTGCGCCTTATGAGATGAATTATGAGGGACAGCAGGCGGCAGGCGTTGTCATTGGCCGTCATTATCCGGCGCCGGTTGTGGATTTGTTCGGGTCGGTCGAGCGGAATAAGGAGCGGTTTTTGAGTGTGATGAAGTGA
- a CDS encoding MBL fold metallo-hydrolase — protein MTMHMSVLASGSTGNAIFIENENHSFLVDAGLSGKQMEGLFSQIDRSIKDLSGILVTHEHSDHIKGLGILARRYNLPVYANEKTWQAMEPLIGNVNSDQKFIFPMETVQTFGGLDIESFGVSHDAAEPMFYVFHENGKKIVVMTDTGYVSDRMKGIIKGADAYVFESNHDVGMLRMGRYPWSIKRRILSDVGHVSNEDAALAMSEVLTDNTKRIYLSHLSKDNNMKDLARMSVTQTLEGCGLKVGETFDLYDTDAKTPTDLYKIV, from the coding sequence ATGACAATGCATATGAGTGTGCTGGCAAGCGGCAGTACAGGCAATGCAATTTTTATAGAAAACGAGAACCATTCCTTTTTGGTGGATGCGGGCCTGAGCGGCAAGCAGATGGAAGGGTTATTCAGCCAGATTGACCGCTCAATCAAGGATTTGAGCGGTATCCTGGTCACCCACGAGCACAGCGATCATATCAAAGGGCTCGGAATTCTTGCGCGCCGCTACAATCTGCCTGTCTATGCAAACGAAAAAACGTGGCAGGCCATGGAACCGCTCATTGGAAATGTAAACAGCGATCAGAAGTTTATCTTTCCAATGGAGACGGTCCAGACATTCGGCGGCCTGGATATCGAATCCTTCGGTGTCTCACATGACGCAGCCGAGCCAATGTTTTACGTGTTCCATGAGAACGGTAAAAAAATTGTTGTCATGACAGACACAGGCTACGTCAGTGACCGGATGAAAGGTATTATCAAAGGTGCCGACGCATACGTGTTTGAAAGTAATCATGACGTCGGGATGCTGCGCATGGGACGCTATCCATGGAGTATCAAACGCCGGATCCTGAGCGATGTCGGCCACGTCTCCAACGAAGATGCAGCACTTGCGATGAGTGAAGTGCTGACAGATAATACGAAGCGAATCTATTTATCTCACTTATCAAAGGATAATAACATGAAAGATCTGGCGAGAATGAGCGTCACCCAGACCCTTGAAGGCTGCGGACTGAAGGTTGGCGAGACATTCGACCTTTATGATACAGACGCGAAAACGCCGACGGATCTTTATAAGATTGTATGA